A stretch of Kaistella flava (ex Peng et al. 2021) DNA encodes these proteins:
- a CDS encoding GxxExxY protein has product MEITQKYINELSYEITGACIEVHKILGPGLYENIYHQCLKKELDLLNLKFKSELTIPFDYKGEIIDCMVKCDFLIEDLIVLVIKAVSEFFNIHRVQTMNYMNLLKVPKAILVNFNVKNLYHEGHETFVSRYFSQLK; this is encoded by the coding sequence ATGGAAATCACTCAAAAATATATTAATGAACTGAGCTATGAAATTACGGGTGCTTGTATTGAAGTTCACAAAATACTTGGTCCAGGACTTTACGAAAACATTTACCATCAATGTCTCAAAAAAGAACTGGATTTATTAAATCTAAAATTTAAATCAGAGTTAACAATTCCATTTGATTACAAAGGAGAAATTATTGATTGTATGGTAAAATGCGATTTTTTAATCGAAGACCTTATTGTTTTAGTAATAAAAGCAGTTAGTGAATTCTTTAACATCCATCGTGTTCAAACCATGAATTATATGAATTTATTGAAAGTTCCCAAAGCAATTCTCGTAAATTTTAATGTCAAAAATTTATATCACGAAGGTCATGAAACATTTGTAAGTAGATATTTCAGTCAGTTAAAATAA